A single Klebsiella variicola DNA region contains:
- a CDS encoding DUF1145 family protein, whose amino-acid sequence MLINLGRLLMLCVWAFLLLNLFQPFPKPLNIFVNVALIFMILMHGLQLTLLKATQPKEAPPLSRFEQIRIFIFGVFELVAWQKKLKATLKK is encoded by the coding sequence ATGCTGATTAATTTAGGCCGCCTGCTGATGCTGTGCGTCTGGGCCTTTCTGTTATTGAACCTGTTTCAGCCCTTCCCGAAGCCGCTGAATATCTTCGTCAACGTCGCGCTGATTTTCATGATCCTGATGCACGGGCTGCAGTTGACGCTGCTCAAGGCGACGCAGCCGAAAGAGGCGCCGCCGCTGAGCCGCTTTGAGCAAATCCGCATTTTTATCTTCGGCGTGTTTGAGCTCGTCGCCTGGCAGAAAAAACTGAAGGCGACGCTGAAAAAGTAG
- the rsmD gene encoding 16S rRNA (guanine(966)-N(2))-methyltransferase, protein MKKPNHAGSGQIRIIGGQWRGRKLPVPESPGLRPTTDRVRETLFNWLAPSIVDAHCLDCFAGSGALGLEALSRYAASTTLLEMERGVAQQLQKNLATLKADRGKVITTNTLSFLSQPGTPHQIVFVDPPFRQGLLEETLRLLETQGWLADEALVYVESEVENGLPPVPANWQLYREKVAGQVAYRLYQREAQGEHHAD, encoded by the coding sequence ATGAAAAAACCAAACCACGCGGGCAGCGGCCAGATCCGCATTATTGGTGGGCAATGGCGCGGCCGTAAATTACCGGTGCCGGAGAGCCCGGGCCTGCGGCCGACCACCGACCGGGTTCGCGAAACCCTTTTTAACTGGCTGGCGCCGTCCATCGTTGACGCGCACTGCCTCGACTGCTTTGCCGGCAGCGGCGCGCTGGGGCTGGAGGCGCTGTCCCGCTATGCGGCCAGCACCACGCTACTGGAGATGGAGCGCGGCGTAGCCCAGCAGTTGCAAAAAAATCTCGCCACCCTAAAAGCGGATCGCGGCAAGGTGATCACCACCAACACCCTCAGCTTCCTGAGCCAGCCGGGGACACCGCACCAGATCGTGTTCGTCGACCCGCCGTTCCGTCAGGGGCTGCTGGAGGAGACGCTACGTCTGCTGGAGACACAAGGCTGGCTGGCCGATGAGGCCCTGGTGTATGTCGAAAGCGAAGTCGAAAACGGTTTACCGCCGGTGCCAGCTAACTGGCAGCTGTATCGTGAAAAAGTGGCCGGACAGGTCGCCTACCGTCTTTACCAACGTGAGGCCCAAGGAGAGCACCATGCTGATTAA
- a CDS encoding lysoplasmalogenase, with amino-acid sequence MLWSFIAVCFSAWLYVDASYRGPAWRRWVFKPVTLILLLLLAWQAPMFNAISYLVLAGLCASLLGDALTLLPRQRVMYAVGAFFLSHLLYTIWFASQLTLSFFWPLPLVLLVFGALLMAVIWSRLEEMKMPVLTFIGMTLVMVWLAGELWFARPTNTALSGFAGAALLLLSNAVWLVSHYRRRFRADNAIAAAFYFAGHFLIVRALYL; translated from the coding sequence ATGCTTTGGTCATTTATTGCTGTCTGTTTCTCCGCATGGCTTTATGTCGATGCATCCTATCGTGGGCCGGCCTGGCGACGTTGGGTATTTAAACCTGTCACCCTGATTCTGTTGCTGTTACTGGCCTGGCAGGCGCCGATGTTCAATGCCATCAGCTATCTGGTGCTGGCCGGCCTGTGCGCCTCGCTGCTCGGCGACGCCCTGACCCTGCTGCCGCGCCAGCGGGTGATGTACGCGGTGGGCGCTTTCTTCCTGTCACATCTGCTGTATACCATCTGGTTCGCCAGCCAGCTGACGCTGTCGTTCTTCTGGCCGCTGCCGCTGGTGCTGCTGGTATTCGGCGCCCTGCTGATGGCGGTGATCTGGAGTCGGCTGGAAGAGATGAAAATGCCGGTGCTGACCTTTATTGGAATGACGCTGGTGATGGTCTGGCTGGCCGGTGAGCTGTGGTTTGCCCGCCCCACCAACACCGCGCTGTCCGGTTTCGCTGGCGCGGCCCTGCTGCTGCTGAGCAATGCCGTATGGCTGGTGAGCCACTATCGTCGCCGCTTCCGCGCCGATAACGCCATTGCCGCCGCGTTCTACTTTGCCGGCCACTTCCTGATCGTGCGCGCGTTATACCTGTAA
- a CDS encoding DUF2500 domain-containing protein: MPLFFVLVVAVIVVAASFRYVQQRREKQANDAAPLLQKRVIVSNKREKVINDRRSRQQTVTPAGSEMRYEASFRPENGGLEVVFRLDAPQYHALSVGDRGMLSYKGTAFVAFTPDP, translated from the coding sequence ATGCCCCTCTTTTTTGTTCTGGTCGTCGCGGTGATTGTGGTGGCGGCTTCGTTTCGCTATGTCCAGCAGCGGCGTGAGAAACAGGCGAATGACGCCGCGCCGTTGCTACAAAAGCGGGTTATCGTCAGCAATAAACGGGAAAAAGTGATTAACGATCGGCGCTCGCGGCAGCAGACGGTGACGCCCGCAGGCAGTGAGATGCGCTATGAAGCGAGCTTTCGCCCCGAAAACGGTGGGCTGGAGGTGGTGTTTCGCCTCGACGCGCCGCAATATCATGCGCTAAGCGTGGGCGATCGCGGGATGTTGAGTTATAAGGGCACAGCGTTCGTGGCGTTTACGCCCGATCCCTGA
- the ftsY gene encoding signal recognition particle-docking protein FtsY — protein sequence MAKEKKRGFFSWLGFGQKEQAQETETEQKVEEQQAVADETPVAETPAEPSAPKADPEAFAEDVVEVTETVVESEKAHLAEPASVQEEEGVETPALVEDAPVVEPEPAVSEPPEQPAVVEPLAEEVIAEPVVAEAVAEQPVADVIAEPQETDVPGEDAPLSDEELEALALAAEAAEEAAVVVPEPEDEAPVEALAQEQEKPTKEGFFARLKRSLLKTKENLGSGFISLFRGKKIDDDLFEELEEQLLIADVGVETTRKIITNLTEGASRKQLRDAEALYGLLKEEMGEILAKVDEPLNVEGKTPFVILMVGVNGVGKTTTIGKLARQFEQQGKSVMLAAGDTFRAAAVEQLQVWGQRNNIPVIAQHTGADSASVIFDAIQAAKARHVDVLIADTAGRLQNKSHLMEELKKIVRVMKKLDVDAPHEVMLTIDASTGQNAISQAKLFHEAVGLTGITLTKLDGTAKGGVIFSVADQFGIPIRYIGVGERIEDLRPFNAGDFIEALFARED from the coding sequence ATGGCAAAAGAGAAAAAACGTGGCTTCTTTTCCTGGCTGGGCTTTGGACAGAAAGAACAGGCACAGGAAACCGAGACTGAACAAAAAGTAGAAGAACAACAAGCGGTTGCCGATGAGACGCCGGTAGCGGAAACCCCTGCTGAGCCGAGCGCGCCGAAAGCAGACCCGGAGGCGTTTGCCGAAGATGTCGTCGAAGTGACCGAGACGGTGGTCGAAAGCGAAAAAGCGCACCTCGCGGAGCCTGCCAGCGTGCAGGAAGAAGAGGGGGTGGAAACGCCTGCTCTGGTCGAAGACGCGCCTGTTGTTGAACCGGAGCCCGCGGTCAGCGAACCGCCTGAACAGCCTGCGGTGGTTGAGCCTCTGGCGGAAGAGGTGATCGCCGAACCGGTGGTGGCGGAAGCCGTAGCAGAGCAGCCTGTGGCAGACGTTATCGCCGAGCCGCAGGAGACGGATGTCCCTGGAGAGGACGCCCCGTTAAGCGATGAAGAGCTGGAAGCACTGGCGCTGGCGGCCGAGGCGGCAGAAGAGGCGGCGGTCGTGGTGCCGGAGCCCGAGGACGAGGCGCCGGTGGAAGCGCTGGCCCAGGAGCAGGAAAAACCGACGAAAGAAGGCTTTTTCGCCCGCCTCAAGCGTAGCCTGCTGAAAACAAAAGAAAATCTCGGTTCCGGATTTATCAGCCTGTTCCGCGGCAAGAAGATCGACGATGATCTGTTTGAAGAGCTGGAAGAGCAACTGCTGATCGCCGACGTCGGGGTGGAAACCACTCGCAAGATCATTACCAACCTGACGGAAGGCGCCAGCCGTAAGCAACTGCGCGATGCGGAAGCGCTGTACGGCCTGCTGAAAGAAGAGATGGGCGAGATTCTCGCCAAAGTGGATGAGCCGCTGAACGTTGAAGGCAAAACGCCATTTGTTATTTTGATGGTCGGCGTAAACGGGGTGGGGAAAACCACCACCATCGGCAAGCTGGCGCGTCAGTTTGAGCAGCAGGGTAAATCGGTGATGCTGGCGGCGGGGGATACCTTCCGCGCGGCGGCGGTGGAACAGCTGCAGGTCTGGGGTCAGCGTAACAATATCCCGGTGATCGCCCAGCATACTGGCGCGGACTCCGCCTCGGTGATTTTCGACGCCATTCAGGCGGCGAAGGCGCGCCATGTTGACGTACTGATTGCCGACACCGCCGGGCGTCTGCAGAATAAATCGCACCTGATGGAAGAGCTGAAGAAGATTGTCCGGGTGATGAAAAAACTGGACGTCGACGCGCCGCATGAGGTGATGTTAACTATTGACGCCAGCACCGGGCAGAATGCCATTAGCCAGGCCAAACTGTTCCATGAGGCGGTAGGATTGACCGGGATCACCCTGACCAAGCTGGACGGCACCGCCAAAGGCGGCGTGATCTTCTCGGTGGCCGATCAGTTCGGCATTCCGATTCGCTATATTGGCGTCGGCGAGCGTATTGAGGATCTGCGTCCGTTTAATGCGGGCGACTTTATTGAGGCACTTTTTGCCC